One segment of Clostridia bacterium DNA contains the following:
- a CDS encoding carbohydrate ABC transporter permease, whose translation MRSQNRPQLAVVYIVLILVAMIMAGPFAWMVLSSIKPNQDLFAYPPVWLPKRITWEHFKTVFSHTNFFRYFLNSALVASIATVTNVMLGSLAGFAFARLEFPGREPIFYALLGTMMIPIHVTIVPLFILARRFPLTGGNNVLGVGGKGLIDSYGGLLFPYLITTFSVFMTRQFFASLPRELDDAARIDGCSDLGVFMRVCLPLSRPVIATLSIFTFTNVWDDFLWPLVIVNRDQMRTVQLGLQVFQSQFSVDWGPLMAATLVVTLPVLLIFAVGQKYFVEGIATTGMKG comes from the coding sequence ATGAGAAGTCAGAACCGTCCGCAGCTCGCTGTCGTTTACATCGTGCTCATACTAGTTGCCATGATCATGGCGGGGCCGTTCGCTTGGATGGTGCTGAGCTCGATAAAACCGAATCAGGACCTGTTCGCATACCCTCCTGTGTGGCTGCCAAAACGCATAACCTGGGAGCACTTCAAAACGGTCTTCTCGCACACGAACTTCTTCAGGTACTTCCTCAACAGCGCGCTTGTGGCGAGCATTGCAACTGTGACCAATGTGATGCTGGGATCGCTGGCGGGGTTCGCCTTCGCAAGGCTGGAGTTTCCAGGGCGCGAGCCGATTTTCTACGCGCTGCTGGGCACCATGATGATCCCCATACACGTAACGATAGTGCCCCTGTTCATACTGGCCAGGCGGTTCCCATTGACTGGGGGCAACAACGTTTTGGGCGTGGGTGGCAAGGGCCTCATCGACAGCTACGGAGGACTGCTGTTTCCGTATCTGATCACGACGTTCTCGGTATTCATGACGAGGCAGTTCTTTGCATCGTTGCCGCGCGAACTCGACGACGCTGCGCGCATCGACGGGTGCTCAGACCTCGGCGTATTCATGCGAGTGTGCCTGCCGCTGTCCAGGCCAGTCATCGCGACGCTGTCCATATTCACGTTCACGAATGTGTGGGACGACTTCCTTTGGCCGTTGGTCATTGTCAACAGAGACCAGATGCGCACCGTTCAGCTGGGGTTGCAGGTGTTCCAGTCGCAGTTCTCGGTGGACTGGGGCCCTCTCATGGCAGCCACGCTCGTAGTTACGCTTCCGGTGCTCTTGATATTCGCGGTGGGTCAGAAATACTTTGTCGAAGGGATAGCCACCACGGGGATGAAGGGATAG
- a CDS encoding AraC family transcriptional regulator, whose protein sequence is MGDPPDDSLSAEYVRALRMTKAALLLRDEQPKVVDVAFDFVFASHEGFIRAFSMQFGVSPIDCRSSPGPIRLFMPDRVRDRCLALQKGEIKMATNETAKTVFVQVVERPASKVILKQGVKATHYLEYCGEVDCDVWDIL, encoded by the coding sequence ATGGGCGACCCGCCAGATGATAGCCTTTCTGCTGAATACGTGAGGGCGCTGCGTATGACCAAGGCTGCCCTGCTGCTCCGCGACGAACAGCCTAAGGTTGTAGATGTCGCCTTCGACTTCGTGTTCGCGTCGCATGAGGGGTTCATAAGGGCTTTTTCCATGCAATTCGGCGTGTCCCCCATCGACTGCCGCAGTAGTCCGGGGCCGATACGGCTGTTCATGCCGGACCGGGTCCGCGACCGTTGCCTTGCACTTCAGAAAGGGGAGATCAAGATGGCCACGAACGAGACCGCGAAGACCGTCTTTGTCCAAGTGGTCGAACGCCCGGCGAGTAAGGTGATTCTGAAGCAGGGCGTCAAGGCTACGCACTACCTCGAGTACTGCGGCGAGGTCGACTGTGATGTGTGGGATATCCTGTAA